The Dioscorea cayenensis subsp. rotundata cultivar TDr96_F1 chromosome 19, TDr96_F1_v2_PseudoChromosome.rev07_lg8_w22 25.fasta, whole genome shotgun sequence genome includes a window with the following:
- the LOC120250278 gene encoding glutaredoxin-C1-like, whose translation MDRVKRLASQKAVVIFSKSSCCMCHTVKSLLADLGVNPAVYELDEDPKVREMEKALVKLIGRSPPVPAVFIGGKPIGATDKIMALHLSGNLVPLLRDAGAIWL comes from the coding sequence ATGGATAGAGTTAAAAGGTTAGCTTCACAGAAAGCTGTGGTGATATTTAGCAAGAGTTCATGTTGCATGTGCCACACTGTGAAGTCACTCTTGGCCGATCTCGGTGTTAACCCTGCTGTTTATGAGCTTGATGAGGATCCCAAAGTCCGAGAAATGGAGAAAGCTCTTGTTAAACTCATCGGCAGGAGTCCTCCGGTCCCGGCCGTCTTTATTGGAGGGAAGCCCATTGGAGCTACTGATAAGATCATGGCTCTCCATCTTAGTGGCAATTTAGTTCCACTGCTCAGGGATGCTGGTGCTATATGGCTGTAG
- the LOC120249984 gene encoding probable serine/threonine-protein phosphatase 2A regulatory subunit B'' subunit TON2 has product MYGGSSDGEGGGHDVASAAATAPQKKIPPASSMPWVRNLRRYIGTGAGLGSEALMELETKRILLEIFKDRQQKNAEAGSIPSFYKKKPEEGSISHRVQRLAKYRFLKKQSDLLLNADDLDAMWVCLRENCVIDDATGAEKMNYEDFCHIASVCTEQIGPKCRRFFSPSNFMKFEKDEAGRIAILPFYLYVMRTVSLTQARIDMSELDEDSDGFLQSHEMEAYIRGLIPNLAQLRDMPPAFIQMYCRIAAHKFFFFCDPHRRGKACIKKVLLSNCLQELMELHQESEEEATDTEQAENWFSLTSAQRICDMFLALDKDMNGTLSKQELKEYADGTLTEIFVERAFDEHVRRGKHGGGNAREMDFESFLDFVLALENKDTPEGLTYLFRCLDLQGRGFLTTADIHTLFRDVHQKWIEGGNYELCIEDVRDEIWDMVKPADPLRITLADLLACKQGGTVASMLIDVRGFWAHDNRENLLQEEEEPEEE; this is encoded by the exons ATGTACGGTGGATCCAGCGATGGAGAGGGTGGTGGCCATGATGTCGCGTCGGCTGCCGCCACCGCGCCGCAGAAGAAGATCCCGCCGGCTTCTTCCATGCCGTGGGTGCGGAATCTCCGTAGGTACATTGGTACTGGTGCCGGCCTTGGCTCCGAAGCCCTAATGG AGCTAGAGACTAAAAGAATTTTGCTTGAGATTTTTAAAGACCGACAGCAAAAAAATGCTGAAGCAGGGTCCATTCCTAGTTTTTACAAAAAG AAACCTGAAGAAGGATCCATCAGTCATAGGGTTCAAAGGTTGGCAAAGTACCGATTTTTGAAG AAGCAGTCAGATCTCCTACTTAATGCAGATGATCTTGATGCCATGTGGGTTTGTCTGAGAGAAAACTGTGTGATTGATGATGCTACTGGTGCTGAGAAG ATGAACTATGAAGACTTCTGCCATATTGCATCTGTTTGCACAGAGCAAATTGGCCCAAAATGTAGGCGATTTTTCAGTCCTTCAAATTTTATGAAGTTTGAGAAAGATGAAGCTGGGAGAATAGCTATCCTGCCATTCTATCTTTACGTGATGCGGACA GTTTCTCTTACTCAGGCTAGGATTGATATGAGTGAGCTTGATGAGGATTCTGATGGTTTCCTTCAGTCCCAT GAAATGGAGGCCTACATCAGGGGGCTTATTCCTAACCTTGCTCAACTTCGTGATATGCCCCCGGCGTTCATTCAGATGTACTGCCGAATAGCTGCACAcaagttctttttcttctgtGATCCTCATAGGCGAG GGAAAGCATGCATCAAGAAGGTGCTGCTCAGTAATTGCCTCCAGGAGCTTATGGAACTGCATCAG GAAAGTGAGGAAGAAGCTACTGACACGGAGCAGGCAGAAAATTGGTTCTCTTTGACTTCTGCTCAGCGGATATGTG ATATGTTTCTTGCTCTAGATAAAGATATGAATGGGACATTGAGTAAGCAAGAACTTAAAGAATATGCTGATGGAACCTTAACTGAAATCTTCGTTGAGAGGG CATTCGATGAACATGTACGCCGTGGTAAGCATGGTGGGGGTAATGCTCGAGAAATGGACTTTGAAAGTTTTCTTGACTTTGTCTTGGCTTTGGAGAACAAAGACACTCCTGAAGGATTGACGTACTTATTCCGGTGCCTTGATCTTCAGGGAAGAGGCTTCCTTACAACAGCTGACATCCACACTCTTTTCAG AGATGTCCACCAAAAATGGATAGAGGGTGGAAACTATGAGCTATGTATTGAAGACGTCCGTGATGAAATCTGGGATATGGTCAAACCGGCTGACCCGCTAAGAATAACCCTTGCTGATCTTCTTGCCTGCAAGCAAGGTGGCACTGTTGCCAGCATGCTTATCGATGTCCGAGGCTTCTGGGCTCATGACAACAGGGAAAATCTTCTGCAAGAAGAGGAGGAGCCCGAGGAAGAGTGA